A single Bacillus sp. HMF5848 DNA region contains:
- a CDS encoding NAD(P)/FAD-dependent oxidoreductase: MKFDVIVIGGGPSGLMAAIGAAEKGASVLLVDKGDKLGRKLAISGGGRCNVTNRLPVEEIIKHIPGNGRFLYSAFAQFNNEDIIRFFEDLGVKLKEEDHGRMFPVTNDAQSVVKALLHTCQKLNVTFKVNSPVQTVEYENGHVKAIVLKTGETIETKAVVIAVGGKSVPQTGSTGDGYVWAEKAGHTVTDLFPTEVPITSNEPFIKKKELQGLSLRDVAVSVINHKGKTAVTHRMDMLFTHFGISGPAALRCSQYVVKALKNAKGNDVFISIDALPDTSVELLFQQLIKILKEEPKKAVKNAWKGIIPERYLLFMLEKADIDPQLASGHVSHEMVRQFANLCKDFRLTVSGTLSIEKAFVTGGGISVKEIDPKTMGSKLMNGLFFCGEILDVHGYTGGYNITSALITGRLAGINAGSIDK; this comes from the coding sequence ATGAAATTCGATGTTATTGTTATTGGTGGCGGTCCATCAGGTTTAATGGCTGCTATAGGCGCTGCTGAAAAAGGAGCCTCCGTTCTATTAGTTGATAAAGGAGACAAACTAGGACGAAAGCTTGCTATTTCCGGAGGTGGACGCTGTAATGTGACAAACCGTTTACCTGTAGAAGAAATAATAAAACACATTCCAGGGAATGGGCGATTTTTATATAGTGCATTTGCTCAATTTAACAACGAGGATATTATTCGTTTTTTTGAGGATCTCGGAGTTAAACTGAAGGAAGAAGATCATGGGCGTATGTTTCCTGTTACTAACGATGCTCAATCAGTTGTTAAAGCTCTGTTACATACGTGTCAAAAGCTGAACGTAACCTTTAAAGTGAACTCCCCTGTGCAAACTGTTGAATACGAAAATGGTCATGTAAAAGCAATCGTATTAAAAACAGGCGAGACAATTGAGACGAAAGCCGTCGTTATCGCTGTAGGAGGGAAATCTGTCCCGCAAACAGGCTCCACGGGCGATGGTTATGTTTGGGCTGAAAAAGCAGGCCATACTGTTACAGATTTATTCCCTACCGAGGTGCCTATCACATCAAATGAGCCTTTTATTAAGAAAAAAGAACTTCAAGGTCTTTCATTAAGGGATGTAGCTGTTAGCGTCATTAATCATAAAGGAAAAACAGCTGTCACACATCGCATGGATATGCTGTTTACTCATTTTGGCATTAGCGGTCCTGCTGCTTTAAGATGCAGTCAATATGTTGTTAAAGCTTTAAAAAATGCAAAAGGGAACGACGTATTCATTAGCATTGATGCCTTACCAGATACATCAGTAGAGCTATTGTTTCAACAGTTAATTAAAATTTTAAAAGAAGAACCAAAAAAAGCTGTCAAAAATGCTTGGAAAGGCATCATACCGGAGCGTTATTTGTTATTTATGCTTGAAAAAGCTGACATTGATCCTCAACTTGCTTCTGGTCATGTATCTCACGAAATGGTACGCCAGTTTGCTAACCTATGTAAAGACTTTCGCTTAACTGTTTCTGGTACATTGTCAATCGAAAAAGCATTTGTGACGGGTGGCGGAATCTCCGTAAAAGAAATTGACCCAAAAACAATGGGATCAAAACTAATGAATGGGTTGTTTTTTTGTGGAGAAATACTAGATGTTCATGGATATACAGGAGGCTATAACATAACTTCAGCTTTAATTACTGGACGCCTTGCGGGGATAAATGCAGGAAGTATTGACAAATAA
- a CDS encoding class I SAM-dependent methyltransferase, which yields MTVERIKLEKEKETLLITFYSKVLETQKKNPILVDEEAVKLMQRIEYDYSLLKVPKKTQITVCIRAKLMDDYVSEFLLKHPQGTVINMGCGLDTRFFRVDNGAVKWFDLDFPEVMELKSKFFPETDRYRHISSSVTDWTWLEQIQIEGKVMVVAEGLLMYVQENEVKILFEKLQHKLPGSQFVFDVFSSMTVNKINRHPSIKKTGANLYWGIDDAKEIERWGDNFAFIEERYFAESKDVSKLSFGYRMGFKVAGLFPVANKAHRIVLYQL from the coding sequence ATGACAGTGGAACGAATTAAGCTAGAAAAGGAAAAAGAAACGCTTTTAATCACGTTTTACAGTAAAGTATTAGAAACACAAAAAAAGAATCCTATATTAGTTGATGAGGAAGCGGTTAAACTGATGCAACGAATTGAATATGATTATTCGTTGCTGAAAGTACCGAAAAAAACACAAATTACTGTTTGTATTCGTGCAAAACTAATGGATGATTATGTATCAGAGTTTTTATTAAAACATCCGCAAGGAACGGTTATTAATATGGGCTGTGGACTAGATACCCGTTTTTTTAGAGTCGATAATGGTGCAGTGAAATGGTTTGATCTAGATTTTCCAGAAGTAATGGAGTTAAAGTCAAAGTTTTTCCCTGAAACAGATCGATATCGACATATTTCTTCATCAGTAACAGACTGGACTTGGCTAGAGCAAATTCAAATAGAGGGAAAGGTTATGGTAGTTGCTGAAGGTCTTCTCATGTATGTACAAGAAAATGAGGTTAAGATTTTGTTCGAAAAATTGCAGCATAAGCTTCCGGGAAGTCAGTTTGTGTTTGATGTCTTTAGTAGCATGACTGTTAACAAGATTAATAGACACCCTTCTATAAAGAAGACGGGAGCAAATCTATATTGGGGAATAGATGATGCAAAAGAAATTGAACGATGGGGAGATAACTTCGCGTTTATAGAGGAGCGCTATTTTGCTGAGTCAAAGGATGTTAGTAAACTATCATTTGGGTATAGAATGGGCTTCAAAGTAGCTGGACTGTTTCCGGTTGCGAATAAAGCTCATAGAATTGTGCTGTATCAGCTATGA
- a CDS encoding NAD(P)/FAD-dependent oxidoreductase has product MTKIYDVVVVGAGPAGIFTCYEFTRKMPNASVLLIDKGHDIYKRNCPILQKKIEKCPPAAGRKEYAGCLPACSITNGFGGAGAYSDGKFNITSEFGGWMTDYLSESTVMDLISYVDSINLEHGATQSITDPLTDKVREIEKKGYAAGLKLLRAQVRHLGTEQNLQILQDIFEYLRERIEMQFKTEVADILTEKHDGKHTITGLTLKNGETISASKIVIAPGRDGSHWLTNLLKKRRIKMINNQVDIGVRVETSDIVMEEINENLYEGKFIYNTSVGTQVRTFCSNPSGHVVVENHSGIMLANGHAYKDPKLGSKNTNFALLVSHKFSDPFDKPNEYAHEISKLANALSNGGIIVQKYGDILKGRRSTEKRIKEGFLEPTLKEAVPGDLGLVLPYNTLKSLIEMTEALDKVTPGLASEHTLFYGVEAKFYSARPQLNDKFETEISGLYVGGDGAGITRGLAQASACGVWIARDAIEKLNSTKEKQKEPVHV; this is encoded by the coding sequence ATGACAAAAATCTATGATGTAGTTGTAGTTGGTGCTGGACCAGCGGGAATTTTTACATGCTATGAATTTACAAGAAAAATGCCTAATGCTTCTGTTTTACTAATAGATAAAGGGCACGATATATATAAAAGAAATTGTCCCATTTTACAAAAAAAAATTGAAAAGTGTCCACCAGCAGCGGGGAGAAAGGAATATGCCGGATGCCTACCTGCTTGTTCAATTACAAATGGATTTGGCGGCGCTGGTGCTTATTCTGATGGGAAGTTTAATATAACAAGTGAATTCGGTGGATGGATGACAGACTATCTATCTGAATCAACAGTAATGGATTTAATTAGCTACGTAGATTCTATTAATCTAGAGCACGGCGCAACTCAGTCCATTACCGATCCTTTGACAGACAAGGTACGTGAAATTGAAAAAAAAGGATATGCTGCAGGACTTAAGCTATTACGAGCCCAAGTTCGCCACTTAGGTACGGAACAAAATCTGCAAATATTACAAGATATTTTCGAATACTTACGTGAAAGAATTGAAATGCAATTTAAAACAGAGGTTGCTGATATCCTTACTGAAAAGCACGACGGAAAACATACAATCACGGGCCTCACTTTAAAAAACGGTGAAACTATTTCAGCCTCTAAAATTGTCATTGCTCCTGGACGAGATGGGTCTCATTGGCTGACGAACTTATTGAAAAAACGTCGCATCAAGATGATTAACAATCAAGTTGATATTGGGGTGCGTGTAGAAACTTCTGATATTGTTATGGAAGAAATAAATGAGAATTTATATGAAGGTAAATTTATTTATAATACATCCGTTGGTACACAAGTCCGAACTTTCTGTAGCAATCCTTCAGGACATGTTGTCGTAGAGAATCATTCAGGCATTATGCTTGCGAATGGACACGCCTACAAAGACCCAAAGCTCGGTAGCAAAAATACGAACTTTGCTTTGCTTGTTTCTCATAAATTTTCTGATCCGTTTGATAAGCCGAACGAATACGCTCATGAAATTTCAAAATTAGCTAACGCCTTGTCTAACGGTGGCATCATTGTACAAAAGTATGGTGATATTTTAAAGGGCCGACGTTCAACAGAGAAAAGAATTAAAGAGGGATTTTTAGAGCCTACTTTAAAAGAAGCGGTTCCTGGTGACCTTGGCCTTGTTCTGCCTTATAACACTTTAAAAAGCTTAATCGAGATGACAGAAGCATTAGATAAAGTCACACCTGGACTTGCATCAGAACACACACTGTTTTATGGTGTAGAGGCGAAATTCTACTCAGCTCGTCCTCAGCTTAACGATAAATTCGAGACAGAAATAAGCGGTTTATATGTTGGTGGAGATGGAGCAGGAATCACAAGAGGGCTCGCTCAAGCAAGTGCATGTGGTGTTTGGATAGCAAGAGACGCAATTGAAAAATTAAACTCAACTAAGGAAAAACAGAAGGAACCTGTACATGTATAA
- a CDS encoding rhodanese-like domain-containing protein, with amino-acid sequence MKEITTEELQKKLEAGEKLALIDVREHDEVAQGMIPTANHIPMGEIPYKLDELDKDTEYIFVCRSGNRSGNVCYFLEDRGYKVTNMVGGMLDWRGRTV; translated from the coding sequence ATGAAAGAAATTACAACAGAAGAGCTTCAGAAAAAACTAGAAGCAGGAGAAAAGCTTGCGCTAATTGACGTAAGAGAGCATGATGAAGTGGCACAAGGCATGATTCCAACAGCTAATCATATTCCAATGGGTGAGATTCCGTATAAACTAGATGAATTAGACAAAGATACAGAATACATTTTTGTTTGTCGTTCAGGAAATCGTAGCGGTAACGTATGTTATTTCCTTGAAGATCGAGGTTATAAAGTTACTAACATGGTTGGTGGTATGCTTGATTGGCGAGGCCGAACGGTCTGA
- the leuS gene encoding leucine--tRNA ligase, with protein MSFNHMDIEKKWQTYWEQNKTFRTKEEKGREKFYALDMFPYPSGAGLHVGHPEGYTATDILSRMKRMQGLNVLHPMGWDAFGLPAEQYALDTGNDPAEFTEQNINNFRRQIKALGFSYDWDREINTTDPEYYKWTQWIFLKLYEKGLAYVDEVAVNWCPALGTVLANEEVIDGKSERGGHPVERRPMRQWMLKITAYADRLLEDLEELDWPESIKDMQRNWIGRSEGAEVTFTIDGTKNEFTVFTTRPDTLFGATYAVLAPEHPLVEKITTADEKQAVEAYIEKMKTKSDLERTDLAKDKTGVFTGAYAVNPVNGEKMPIWIADYVLMSYGTGAIMAVPGHDERDWEFAKKFDLPIVEVVAGGNIDEAAYTGDGEHVNSGFLNGLDKEEAISNMIEWLVQQGKGQKKITYRLRDWLFSRQRYWGEPIPIIHWEDGTMEAVPEDQLPLMLPKTTEIKPSGTGESPLANIDGWVNVVDEKTGRKGRRETNTMPQWAGSCWYYLRYIDPTNSNKLADDDKLKEWLPVDIYIGGAEHAVLHLLYARFWHKFLYDIGVVPTKEPFQKLYNQGMILGENNEKMSKSKGNVVNPDDIVESHGADTLRLYEMFMGPLDASIAWSTNGLDGSRRFLDRIWRLLIDDNGSLTSKITENDDSGTLERVYHQTVKKVTEDFEGLRFNTAISQMMVFINDAYKAETLPKSYIEGIVKLLAPICPHIAEELWSKLGHEDGIAYEAWPAYDEAKLVENEIEIVVQVNGKVKAKLQVPAEASREQLEEIAMADLKVKEQIEGKTVRKVIAVPGKLVNIVAN; from the coding sequence ATGAGCTTTAACCACATGGATATTGAGAAAAAGTGGCAAACGTATTGGGAACAAAATAAAACATTCCGTACAAAAGAGGAAAAAGGAAGAGAGAAATTTTATGCTCTTGATATGTTCCCGTATCCGTCTGGTGCAGGATTACATGTAGGGCACCCAGAAGGCTATACGGCTACAGATATTTTATCCCGTATGAAGCGTATGCAAGGATTAAATGTATTACATCCAATGGGGTGGGATGCGTTTGGTTTACCAGCAGAGCAGTATGCGTTAGACACAGGAAATGACCCAGCGGAATTTACGGAGCAAAACATCAACAATTTCCGCCGTCAAATTAAGGCGTTAGGATTTTCATACGATTGGGACCGTGAAATTAACACAACTGATCCTGAGTACTACAAGTGGACGCAGTGGATTTTCTTAAAGCTATACGAAAAAGGTTTAGCGTATGTAGATGAGGTTGCTGTTAACTGGTGTCCAGCTCTAGGAACAGTTTTAGCAAATGAAGAAGTTATTGACGGGAAAAGTGAACGTGGAGGGCATCCTGTAGAGCGACGACCTATGAGACAATGGATGTTAAAAATCACTGCATATGCTGATCGTCTACTTGAGGATCTGGAAGAATTAGATTGGCCTGAAAGTATTAAGGATATGCAGCGCAATTGGATTGGACGTTCAGAAGGTGCCGAAGTGACGTTTACTATTGACGGTACAAAGAATGAGTTTACAGTCTTTACAACAAGACCAGATACATTGTTTGGAGCTACTTATGCTGTTTTAGCACCAGAACATCCTCTTGTAGAAAAAATAACAACGGCGGATGAAAAACAAGCTGTCGAAGCATATATTGAAAAGATGAAAACGAAAAGTGATTTAGAGAGAACAGATCTTGCAAAAGATAAAACAGGTGTATTTACAGGAGCGTACGCTGTAAATCCTGTAAATGGCGAAAAAATGCCAATTTGGATTGCGGATTATGTACTAATGTCATATGGAACAGGAGCTATTATGGCGGTTCCAGGTCATGATGAGCGTGATTGGGAATTCGCGAAAAAATTCGACTTGCCAATAGTAGAAGTGGTTGCTGGCGGAAACATTGATGAAGCAGCATACACAGGCGACGGCGAGCATGTAAACAGCGGATTCTTAAATGGTTTAGATAAAGAAGAAGCCATTAGTAATATGATTGAATGGCTTGTCCAACAAGGGAAGGGACAAAAGAAAATAACGTACCGTCTTCGTGATTGGCTATTTAGTCGTCAGCGCTATTGGGGTGAGCCAATTCCAATCATTCATTGGGAGGATGGCACAATGGAGGCAGTGCCTGAAGATCAACTTCCACTTATGCTGCCAAAAACAACTGAAATTAAGCCATCAGGTACAGGTGAATCGCCACTTGCTAATATTGATGGATGGGTCAATGTGGTAGATGAAAAAACAGGTCGTAAAGGTCGCCGCGAAACAAACACAATGCCACAGTGGGCAGGTAGCTGCTGGTATTACTTACGATATATTGATCCGACAAATAGCAATAAGCTAGCAGACGATGATAAGTTAAAAGAATGGTTACCGGTCGATATTTATATTGGTGGTGCTGAGCATGCTGTACTCCACTTATTATATGCTCGCTTCTGGCACAAATTCTTATATGACATCGGTGTAGTGCCAACGAAGGAACCGTTCCAAAAGCTATATAACCAAGGAATGATTCTTGGTGAAAATAACGAAAAGATGAGTAAATCAAAAGGCAATGTTGTAAATCCAGATGATATCGTAGAAAGTCATGGTGCTGATACGCTTCGTTTATATGAAATGTTTATGGGGCCGCTTGATGCATCAATTGCTTGGTCAACAAACGGATTAGATGGATCACGCCGTTTCTTAGATCGTATTTGGCGTTTGTTAATTGACGATAATGGAAGCTTAACTTCGAAAATTACTGAAAATGATGACAGTGGTACGTTAGAGCGCGTGTATCATCAAACAGTGAAAAAAGTAACAGAGGATTTTGAAGGACTGCGTTTTAACACAGCAATTTCTCAAATGATGGTGTTTATCAATGATGCTTATAAAGCTGAAACCTTACCGAAGTCATACATTGAGGGGATTGTAAAGCTGTTAGCGCCAATTTGTCCTCATATCGCTGAGGAGCTTTGGAGTAAACTTGGACACGAGGATGGCATTGCATATGAAGCATGGCCAGCATACGATGAAGCGAAGCTTGTAGAAAATGAAATTGAAATCGTTGTTCAAGTTAATGGAAAAGTGAAAGCGAAGCTACAGGTGCCTGCTGAAGCATCGAGAGAACAACTTGAAGAAATTGCAATGGCTGACCTTAAAGTTAAAGAACAAATTGAAGGGAAAACTGTTCGTAAAGTCATTGCAGTACCAGGAAAGCTTGTAAATATCGTAGCGAATTAA
- a CDS encoding S66 peptidase family protein — MITYPTLVKPATIGVTASSSGVPTELHDILKLACHRMNEKGFKTVCGETVWTQHKAKSASALVRADEFNTMMKDDNIHMIVPPLGGELLLEMIEYVDFENIREKWVLGYSDVSVLLLAITLKTGMATAHGPNLMELRGEFEDDTTRNWQSVLATKRGETVTQYASEKYQAKWQHHDSSSCVFHLTEPTHWRTVCSNNFHKIQGRLLGGCIDIIRHLIGTPYGDMKNFQQQFIKGDKVIWYLENCELRTTDLRVSLVQMTLAGWFDQCAGIMFGRSYANTAVEQYTVEDVYEELANELQIPIFYDLDFGHVPPQMTLINGAFAEVEVQGGKGSIVQRFV, encoded by the coding sequence ATGATTACATATCCAACACTAGTAAAACCAGCCACGATTGGGGTGACAGCTTCTTCATCGGGTGTCCCTACTGAATTACATGACATACTTAAGCTTGCATGTCATCGAATGAACGAAAAAGGATTTAAAACCGTTTGTGGCGAAACCGTTTGGACACAACATAAGGCGAAATCCGCTTCCGCTCTCGTTCGTGCTGACGAATTTAACACAATGATGAAAGACGACAACATACATATGATAGTGCCCCCCTTGGGTGGCGAATTGTTACTTGAGATGATAGAGTATGTTGACTTTGAAAACATCCGCGAAAAGTGGGTGCTCGGGTATTCGGATGTAAGTGTTTTGCTATTAGCGATTACGTTAAAAACTGGAATGGCGACTGCTCATGGTCCAAATTTAATGGAGTTACGAGGCGAATTTGAAGATGATACGACAAGGAATTGGCAATCTGTACTAGCAACAAAACGCGGCGAAACCGTTACGCAATATGCTTCTGAAAAATATCAAGCGAAATGGCAACACCACGATTCTTCATCTTGTGTATTTCATTTAACAGAGCCAACGCATTGGCGAACAGTTTGTAGTAACAATTTTCATAAAATACAAGGGCGATTGCTAGGTGGCTGTATTGACATTATTCGCCATTTAATTGGAACACCATATGGAGATATGAAAAATTTTCAACAACAATTCATTAAAGGTGATAAAGTTATTTGGTACTTAGAAAACTGTGAACTGCGTACAACAGACTTACGAGTATCGTTAGTACAAATGACGTTGGCAGGGTGGTTTGACCAATGCGCAGGGATAATGTTTGGTCGAAGCTATGCGAATACAGCTGTTGAACAGTATACAGTGGAAGATGTGTATGAAGAATTAGCAAATGAACTGCAAATCCCTATTTTTTATGATCTTGACTTTGGTCATGTTCCGCCACAAATGACGCTCATTAATGGTGCGTTTGCAGAGGTAGAGGTGCAAGGTGGAAAAGGAAGCATAGTGCAACGATTTGTTTAG
- a CDS encoding patatin-like phospholipase family protein has protein sequence MRTGLSLSGGSLRGAAHIGVLKEMQRQQIEITHIAGTSAGAIVAGLYACEVPFEEMEQKISKLSLRKLMDLQFGFRELIKGNRIYDMLLDITEGRHFEDVKTPLAIVALDLLSGKLVVMRSGEIAKAIRASIALPGILAPVEWDDMLLVDGYILNNNPADIVKAMGAHHVTAVQVTGSQDKCSDHLLSHISRYIGIASQYHTEQTVNKYADLLIKVDLEDMSRFAFKESERAVKLGQLQAQQSLLQYANHSLSKVYSISS, from the coding sequence ATGCGTACTGGATTGTCATTGAGTGGGGGCTCTCTTCGTGGGGCAGCTCATATTGGAGTACTAAAAGAAATGCAACGACAACAAATTGAGATTACTCATATAGCGGGTACAAGTGCTGGAGCCATCGTGGCAGGACTATATGCATGTGAAGTGCCCTTTGAAGAGATGGAGCAGAAAATTAGTAAGCTGTCTTTACGAAAGCTAATGGATCTTCAGTTTGGTTTTCGTGAGCTTATAAAAGGAAACCGAATTTATGATATGTTACTAGATATTACAGAGGGCCGTCATTTCGAGGATGTGAAAACACCACTTGCAATTGTGGCATTAGATTTGTTATCAGGGAAGCTTGTTGTAATGAGGTCAGGAGAAATTGCAAAGGCTATTCGCGCTAGTATAGCACTTCCGGGTATTCTAGCTCCAGTTGAATGGGATGATATGTTACTAGTTGACGGCTATATTCTCAATAACAATCCTGCTGATATTGTGAAAGCTATGGGAGCACATCATGTAACGGCTGTTCAAGTAACTGGTTCACAGGATAAATGCTCTGATCATTTATTGAGTCATATAAGTCGTTATATAGGGATTGCTAGTCAATATCATACTGAGCAAACAGTTAATAAATATGCAGATTTACTCATTAAAGTAGATTTAGAGGATATGAGTCGCTTTGCTTTTAAGGAATCAGAGAGAGCGGTAAAGTTAGGGCAGTTACAGGCACAGCAATCTTTGTTACAATATGCGAATCATTCGTTATCAAAAGTATACTCCATCAGTTCCTAA
- a CDS encoding DedA family protein, producing MDWVESVKQLEEYGLWISMFLEGSSLPFPGIAVVVSYGYFLNPSWFKLIVLAVTMSVIYSIASIIPYYLGARMEGVITRRFPKQMKKAAAFFQKYGLWSVALSRPFGVGNYISYVAGMSKVRLGPYFMLTFLGILPWSATILWIGRTFHGNLGEAKVFFMSNTDVAYYALGMSIALGLLLVIYKQTTKQQMSR from the coding sequence ATGGATTGGGTTGAAAGTGTAAAACAATTAGAAGAATATGGTCTATGGATTTCAATGTTTTTAGAAGGATCCTCTCTTCCGTTTCCTGGCATTGCGGTTGTAGTCTCATATGGTTATTTTTTAAATCCAAGCTGGTTCAAGCTTATTGTTCTTGCTGTCACGATGAGTGTTATATACAGCATTGCGAGTATTATTCCTTACTATTTGGGAGCTAGGATGGAAGGTGTTATCACTAGACGATTTCCTAAACAAATGAAGAAAGCCGCCGCATTCTTTCAAAAATACGGTTTATGGAGCGTCGCATTATCGCGTCCTTTTGGGGTAGGAAACTATATTTCGTATGTAGCTGGTATGAGTAAAGTTCGGCTTGGTCCTTATTTCATGCTAACTTTTCTTGGTATTTTGCCATGGTCGGCTACTATCCTGTGGATAGGTCGGACTTTTCACGGGAATTTAGGAGAAGCGAAAGTCTTTTTTATGTCAAATACAGATGTAGCTTATTATGCATTAGGCATGAGTATTGCTTTAGGGCTACTATTAGTTATATATAAGCAAACAACTAAACAACAAATGAGTAGGTGA
- a CDS encoding MGDG synthase family glycosyltransferase produces MVKILFLPLLQMPSGHHQVAEALIDSLNELKDEEIVCEKVDLLQYTNPVLENVITTTYLKCLHYAPTAYKWLYENFGHTGASDGESLKFLQKVFEKKMLELIEARKPDLIICSHGFPSSILNRLKGKGQISVPVVNVYTDFFINDVWGKQNIEYHFVASKAMKQYLVETHHVPEHAIYYTGIPIHSAFSKNNSQVSSRYNSVLIAGGSNGLGNIGDFLLKNADAYVHFYVLCGTNRKLLKDLQALQLSNVTPLSYITSREEMNEIYEKVGAIITKPGGVTVSECLAKHVQILIHSYLPGQEKVNLDILANQGLVRKIDVDKPLSSVLKDVYSYKSRYRFERHRDEFLQDKLDAAMLLKKIINQISNKNSVSSF; encoded by the coding sequence ATGGTTAAAATTTTATTTTTGCCCCTACTACAAATGCCATCAGGTCATCATCAAGTAGCGGAAGCTCTTATAGATTCATTAAATGAGTTGAAAGACGAAGAGATTGTATGTGAAAAAGTAGATTTACTTCAATATACAAACCCTGTTTTGGAAAATGTTATAACAACAACATATCTGAAATGCTTACACTATGCTCCTACCGCATATAAGTGGTTATATGAAAATTTTGGTCATACTGGGGCTAGTGACGGGGAATCTCTTAAATTTTTACAAAAAGTGTTTGAAAAGAAGATGCTTGAGTTAATAGAAGCTCGAAAGCCTGATTTAATAATTTGTTCACATGGCTTTCCATCAAGTATTTTGAATCGACTAAAAGGAAAAGGCCAAATCTCAGTCCCGGTTGTGAATGTGTATACAGACTTTTTTATAAATGATGTATGGGGAAAACAAAATATTGAATATCACTTTGTTGCTAGTAAAGCTATGAAGCAATATTTAGTAGAGACTCATCATGTGCCAGAGCATGCCATTTATTACACAGGAATTCCTATTCATAGTGCTTTTTCAAAAAATAACTCTCAAGTATCAAGTCGGTATAATTCAGTACTAATTGCTGGTGGAAGTAATGGGCTTGGAAATATAGGGGATTTTCTACTGAAAAATGCGGATGCGTATGTTCACTTTTATGTGTTATGCGGTACTAATAGAAAGCTACTCAAAGACCTTCAGGCTCTTCAGCTCTCTAATGTAACTCCTCTTTCATATATTACATCTAGAGAAGAAATGAATGAAATATATGAAAAGGTTGGAGCAATCATTACAAAGCCAGGAGGCGTTACAGTTAGTGAATGCTTAGCAAAGCACGTGCAAATTTTGATTCATTCTTATTTACCAGGTCAGGAAAAGGTTAATTTAGATATTTTAGCTAATCAAGGTCTTGTAAGGAAAATTGACGTGGATAAACCGTTAAGTTCTGTATTAAAAGATGTATATTCGTATAAAAGTAGATATCGCTTTGAGCGTCATCGAGATGAATTTTTGCAGGATAAATTAGATGCTGCAATGTTACTCAAAAAAATTATTAATCAAATTTCTAATAAAAATAGTGTTAGTTCATTTTAA